One window of the Tachypleus tridentatus isolate NWPU-2018 chromosome 10, ASM421037v1, whole genome shotgun sequence genome contains the following:
- the Pdp gene encoding pyruvate dehydrogenase [acetyl-transferring]-phosphatase 1-like protein, mitochondrial isoform X1, producing the protein MKTAMSSIYFLNRKFICFLNNKYFHIGNVLQQQARLANSYGAPKLSPQEVTMSLSANEGMVNKSSGSVRGYDYNQLPSNNPIEDRLAIGHCQLTTGMLFGVFDGHGGNECANVISHRLLDYVALSILPENLLKEYLDSFHSGKKPVLVENVLDPVDLTDFQKQLHRESLRNYALQLVQRGRRTPEYFMDQALTQSFTQLDEDMSHEIQQQVDNKNFDLLSLAVTGSCACLAHIDGTHIHVASSGDCKAVLGILSDDKKWSCKALSKEHSADNVDEIRRIIDEHPKPESNFVIKNERLLGQLAPFRAFGDYSYKWKANLLKQLLVPQFGPAVIPPNYYSPPYLTAQPEVIHHRLTPRDKFLVIASDGLWEQLMPHKVVKFVGQHMSGRQTLDVLRLPRRNMKLKEINSILQQRKEGLSKKPVDANAATHLIRIALGRTEYGVEHSKLASMLSLPDELVRTFRDDITIIVIYFDSDFLRHSPAD; encoded by the exons ATGAAAACTGCAATGTCttccatatattttttaaacagaaaatttatttgtttcttaaataataaatattttcatattggaAATGTTCTTCAACAACAAGCACGCTTGGCAAATTCTTATGGTGCTCCAAAGTTGAGCCCTCAAgag GTAACTATGTCTCTCTCGGCAAATGAAGGTATGGTTAATAAAAGTTCTGGATCAGTTCGAGGATATGATTACAATCAGTTGCCATCAAATAATCCTATTGAGGATCGATTAGCCATTGGCCACTGCCAGCTAACAACAGGAATGCTGTTTGGTGTATTTGATGGACATGGAGGTAATGAGTGTGCAAATGTAATTAGTCATAGGCTTCTAGATTATGTTGCTTTATCAATATTGCCTGAAAATTTATTAAAGGAATACTTAGACTCATTTCATTCTGGAAAAAAACCTGTTTTAGTAGAAAACGTACTTGACCCTGTTGACCTCACTGATTTTCAAAAGCAATTACACAGAGAAAGCTTAAGGAACTATGCACTTCAACTAGTACAACGAGGGAGAAGAACTCCTGAATATTTCATGGATCAAGCTTTAACTCAATCTTTTACTCAGTTAGATGAAGACATGTCTCATGAAATTCAGCAACAAGTAGACAATAAAAACTTTGATCTTTTATCCTTAGCAGTCACTGGCTCTTGTGCTTGTCTTGCTCACATTGACGGTACTCATATTCATGTTGCGTCATCTGGTGACTGTAAGGCAGTGCTTGGCATACTCAGTGATGACAAAAAATGGTCTTGTAAAGCTTTGTCTAAAGAACACAGTGCAGACAATGTTGATGAAATAAGAAGAATAATAGATGAACATCCAAAGCCAGAAAGtaactttgtgataaaaaatgaaaGGCTTTTAGGTCAGTTAGCTCCTTTTCGTGCTTTTGGAGATTACTCATATAAGTGGAAGGCCAACCTACTAAAGCAACTTTTAGTACCTCAGTTTGGGCCAGCTGTCATCCCACCAAACTATTACTCTCCTCCTTACCTAACAGCCCAACCAGAAGTCATTCATCATCGTCTTACACCAAGAGACAAGTTTCTTGTCATTGCCTCAGATGGTCTATGGGAACAGTTGATGCCACATAAGGTGGTTAAGTTTGTTGGTCAACACATGAGTGGCCGTCAGACCTTGGATGTTTTGAGGCTTCCAAGAAGAAACATGAAGCTAAAGGAAATCAATAGCATTCTTCAGCAAAGGAAGGAAGGATTATCTAAAAAACCAGTTGATGCTAATGCAGCAACTCATTTGATACGAATTGCTTTAGGCAGAACAGAGTATGGAGTTGAACATAGTAAATTAGCCAGTATGCTGTCCTTACCAGATGAACTAGTTCGAACTTTTCGTGACGACATTACGATAATAGTGATATATTTTGATTCTGATTTCTTGCGACACTCACCCGCTGATTAA
- the Pdp gene encoding pyruvate dehydrogenase [acetyl-transferring]-phosphatase 1-like protein, mitochondrial isoform X2: MEVTMSLSANEGMVNKSSGSVRGYDYNQLPSNNPIEDRLAIGHCQLTTGMLFGVFDGHGGNECANVISHRLLDYVALSILPENLLKEYLDSFHSGKKPVLVENVLDPVDLTDFQKQLHRESLRNYALQLVQRGRRTPEYFMDQALTQSFTQLDEDMSHEIQQQVDNKNFDLLSLAVTGSCACLAHIDGTHIHVASSGDCKAVLGILSDDKKWSCKALSKEHSADNVDEIRRIIDEHPKPESNFVIKNERLLGQLAPFRAFGDYSYKWKANLLKQLLVPQFGPAVIPPNYYSPPYLTAQPEVIHHRLTPRDKFLVIASDGLWEQLMPHKVVKFVGQHMSGRQTLDVLRLPRRNMKLKEINSILQQRKEGLSKKPVDANAATHLIRIALGRTEYGVEHSKLASMLSLPDELVRTFRDDITIIVIYFDSDFLRHSPAD, translated from the exons ATGGAg GTAACTATGTCTCTCTCGGCAAATGAAGGTATGGTTAATAAAAGTTCTGGATCAGTTCGAGGATATGATTACAATCAGTTGCCATCAAATAATCCTATTGAGGATCGATTAGCCATTGGCCACTGCCAGCTAACAACAGGAATGCTGTTTGGTGTATTTGATGGACATGGAGGTAATGAGTGTGCAAATGTAATTAGTCATAGGCTTCTAGATTATGTTGCTTTATCAATATTGCCTGAAAATTTATTAAAGGAATACTTAGACTCATTTCATTCTGGAAAAAAACCTGTTTTAGTAGAAAACGTACTTGACCCTGTTGACCTCACTGATTTTCAAAAGCAATTACACAGAGAAAGCTTAAGGAACTATGCACTTCAACTAGTACAACGAGGGAGAAGAACTCCTGAATATTTCATGGATCAAGCTTTAACTCAATCTTTTACTCAGTTAGATGAAGACATGTCTCATGAAATTCAGCAACAAGTAGACAATAAAAACTTTGATCTTTTATCCTTAGCAGTCACTGGCTCTTGTGCTTGTCTTGCTCACATTGACGGTACTCATATTCATGTTGCGTCATCTGGTGACTGTAAGGCAGTGCTTGGCATACTCAGTGATGACAAAAAATGGTCTTGTAAAGCTTTGTCTAAAGAACACAGTGCAGACAATGTTGATGAAATAAGAAGAATAATAGATGAACATCCAAAGCCAGAAAGtaactttgtgataaaaaatgaaaGGCTTTTAGGTCAGTTAGCTCCTTTTCGTGCTTTTGGAGATTACTCATATAAGTGGAAGGCCAACCTACTAAAGCAACTTTTAGTACCTCAGTTTGGGCCAGCTGTCATCCCACCAAACTATTACTCTCCTCCTTACCTAACAGCCCAACCAGAAGTCATTCATCATCGTCTTACACCAAGAGACAAGTTTCTTGTCATTGCCTCAGATGGTCTATGGGAACAGTTGATGCCACATAAGGTGGTTAAGTTTGTTGGTCAACACATGAGTGGCCGTCAGACCTTGGATGTTTTGAGGCTTCCAAGAAGAAACATGAAGCTAAAGGAAATCAATAGCATTCTTCAGCAAAGGAAGGAAGGATTATCTAAAAAACCAGTTGATGCTAATGCAGCAACTCATTTGATACGAATTGCTTTAGGCAGAACAGAGTATGGAGTTGAACATAGTAAATTAGCCAGTATGCTGTCCTTACCAGATGAACTAGTTCGAACTTTTCGTGACGACATTACGATAATAGTGATATATTTTGATTCTGATTTCTTGCGACACTCACCCGCTGATTAA
- the Pdp gene encoding pyruvate dehydrogenase [acetyl-transferring]-phosphatase 1-like protein, mitochondrial isoform X3 — protein sequence MSLSANEGMVNKSSGSVRGYDYNQLPSNNPIEDRLAIGHCQLTTGMLFGVFDGHGGNECANVISHRLLDYVALSILPENLLKEYLDSFHSGKKPVLVENVLDPVDLTDFQKQLHRESLRNYALQLVQRGRRTPEYFMDQALTQSFTQLDEDMSHEIQQQVDNKNFDLLSLAVTGSCACLAHIDGTHIHVASSGDCKAVLGILSDDKKWSCKALSKEHSADNVDEIRRIIDEHPKPESNFVIKNERLLGQLAPFRAFGDYSYKWKANLLKQLLVPQFGPAVIPPNYYSPPYLTAQPEVIHHRLTPRDKFLVIASDGLWEQLMPHKVVKFVGQHMSGRQTLDVLRLPRRNMKLKEINSILQQRKEGLSKKPVDANAATHLIRIALGRTEYGVEHSKLASMLSLPDELVRTFRDDITIIVIYFDSDFLRHSPAD from the coding sequence ATGTCTCTCTCGGCAAATGAAGGTATGGTTAATAAAAGTTCTGGATCAGTTCGAGGATATGATTACAATCAGTTGCCATCAAATAATCCTATTGAGGATCGATTAGCCATTGGCCACTGCCAGCTAACAACAGGAATGCTGTTTGGTGTATTTGATGGACATGGAGGTAATGAGTGTGCAAATGTAATTAGTCATAGGCTTCTAGATTATGTTGCTTTATCAATATTGCCTGAAAATTTATTAAAGGAATACTTAGACTCATTTCATTCTGGAAAAAAACCTGTTTTAGTAGAAAACGTACTTGACCCTGTTGACCTCACTGATTTTCAAAAGCAATTACACAGAGAAAGCTTAAGGAACTATGCACTTCAACTAGTACAACGAGGGAGAAGAACTCCTGAATATTTCATGGATCAAGCTTTAACTCAATCTTTTACTCAGTTAGATGAAGACATGTCTCATGAAATTCAGCAACAAGTAGACAATAAAAACTTTGATCTTTTATCCTTAGCAGTCACTGGCTCTTGTGCTTGTCTTGCTCACATTGACGGTACTCATATTCATGTTGCGTCATCTGGTGACTGTAAGGCAGTGCTTGGCATACTCAGTGATGACAAAAAATGGTCTTGTAAAGCTTTGTCTAAAGAACACAGTGCAGACAATGTTGATGAAATAAGAAGAATAATAGATGAACATCCAAAGCCAGAAAGtaactttgtgataaaaaatgaaaGGCTTTTAGGTCAGTTAGCTCCTTTTCGTGCTTTTGGAGATTACTCATATAAGTGGAAGGCCAACCTACTAAAGCAACTTTTAGTACCTCAGTTTGGGCCAGCTGTCATCCCACCAAACTATTACTCTCCTCCTTACCTAACAGCCCAACCAGAAGTCATTCATCATCGTCTTACACCAAGAGACAAGTTTCTTGTCATTGCCTCAGATGGTCTATGGGAACAGTTGATGCCACATAAGGTGGTTAAGTTTGTTGGTCAACACATGAGTGGCCGTCAGACCTTGGATGTTTTGAGGCTTCCAAGAAGAAACATGAAGCTAAAGGAAATCAATAGCATTCTTCAGCAAAGGAAGGAAGGATTATCTAAAAAACCAGTTGATGCTAATGCAGCAACTCATTTGATACGAATTGCTTTAGGCAGAACAGAGTATGGAGTTGAACATAGTAAATTAGCCAGTATGCTGTCCTTACCAGATGAACTAGTTCGAACTTTTCGTGACGACATTACGATAATAGTGATATATTTTGATTCTGATTTCTTGCGACACTCACCCGCTGATTAA